A genomic stretch from Coregonus clupeaformis isolate EN_2021a chromosome 23, ASM2061545v1, whole genome shotgun sequence includes:
- the LOC121582934 gene encoding gamma-crystallin S-like: MSKKGRIVFYEDKNYQGRRYECDSDCTDFHSYLSRCNSIRVDSGTWVVYERPNYTGYQYILTRGEYPDYQRWMGLNDHVCSCKMVHFASGIPYKLQLYGKGDFAGQVFEATEDCPSVLDKFHWREVHSCKVLGGWWVFYEHPNYKGRQYLLERGEYRKPVDWGAVCPNVQSFRRLTE; the protein is encoded by the exons atcgtGTTCTACGAGGACAAGAACTACCAGGGCCGACGCTATGAGTGTGACAGCGACTGCACCGACTTCCATTCCTACCTGAGCCGCTGTAACTCCATCAGGGTGGATAGTGGTACCTGGGTGGTCTACGAGAGACCCAACTACACCGGCTACCAGTACATCCTGACCAGGGGAGAGTACCCTGACTACCAGCGCTGGATGGGCCTCAACGACCACGTCTGCTCCTGCAAGATGGTTCACTTT GCTAGCGGTATCCCCTACAAGCTGCAGCTGTACGGGAAGGGAGACTTCGCGGGCCAGGTGTTCGAGGCCACTGAGGACTGCCCCTCTGTGCTGGATAAGTTCCACTGGCGCGAGGTGCACTCCTGCAAGGTGCTGGGCGGCTGGTGGGTCTTCTACGAGCACCCCAACTACAAGGGGCGGCAGTACCTCCTGGAGAGGGGCGAATACCGCAAGCCGGTGGACTGGGGCGCGGTGTGTCCCAACGTCCAGTCCTTCAGACGCCTCACTGAGTAA